The Mustelus asterias chromosome 30, sMusAst1.hap1.1, whole genome shotgun sequence DNA segment TCTCAAATGCTTTcaggaaaatcagaaatgctgcatTTTAAGATGTCATTGCAGGAAAGAAATGTTTGTATTTTGACACCGTGCATATATTAGCAACTTGTTCAATCCATGAAACATGTCTAATCGTAgtgtgtgctcataaagacagacacaagtgatactgtaactgaactagaggaagTGGTGCACATTGCACAgaaacatctttttaaaatcgTTTTCATAATAATATAGGGAAAACCATTCATGCTGTTGAGGGAATCGAGGCTCACTgcagatctactggactttccgatAGATGAATGGGATTTAGGCGCCAGCATATTTCACACCCAGAATAAACTAACTgatcattcttaaatctcttcccatTAAACATATTTGATTTTGTTGATAAACTGACTGTGGTCAATCTCAAATAAGCATGGGGTGTGCATTAACCAGTGACTCGATCTGTTTTGTTGGCCAGTCATAGTTGCAATTCAATGCTGCATatgtcagagatattcaattcagaatgaggacttgcagaataaataaatgtattgatgttaaatgttgaataatgaacaggggttcattatcagtttttgtttcagattccagcatccacagatttttgcttttatttattcgcTCTGACTTGAACCTCAAAATTTATTCAGAGCGATCGGAAATACTGAATTTTCATGAGAAGAAAAAGatgatgtgtgggaggaaacaggagcacctggagaacgtgcggactccacacagtcaccccaagcCGAGaaacaaacctgagtccctggtgctgtaatggctgtccacagagagaatgtggACAACCTGTGGTGATCCATTGTTGGttgccaccaggagtgctgagccatggtatggccagtactatgagtctgtagatatgttactgttggggttagggttgggctgttctacctgttaatatagtcctatggtacaccccagttggctccgcctcctgggagaggtataaaggtcactgctctgcctggtgaccctgtAGTCtgagattgtatattgtatatagtagctctgttattgttggcaataaaagcctttatttcccgagtacatcttgcctcccgtgtgatatatcgcgcatcacaaccATTAGCAGTATTTTCCCCtggtttcattccctcaccctgcagtataaatatcttccactttctatgtctttttgctttgacaaagggtcatctggactcaatattGCAAATATCTCTGACATTAAGTGATGTCCATCGGGGCAAACGTGCTCCATTTGGCCAGAAGGTGAAGAGTCGGAACAGATGTGCCCCGAACAAAGATGACGACGATGTGGGGGCGGGGCTTTGGGCGGTGCACGCAGGGCGGTGCACGCAGAACGCTGAGGCGTTTGGGATCGCACATGCGCATTGCAGCGGGAGTGTTTTGTTGACGGAAGCGTGCGGCTTCTTCTCTTGATCTGAATCAGATTTGAAAGCGGGGGGCGGTTAACGGTCGGCGGCGTTGTCATGGCGGCAGGGGCGGGGCTTGTCCACGGCGCGCGCTGGCACAAGTGGACCCTCGAGCTTAACTTGAGCGGCAGCAGCAGGTGCGGAGGCCGCGCGGGAAGCCGGGGGCTCGAGTAGGAGGCAAGCCGGGTCAGCCCGTCTCTCCTGAGGGGAGGCCATCGCACACTGACCCGGGGATGTGGCACCAACCCAAAACTTCCCAACCCCGGGTTTTTCACGCCTCTTTTACCCCTCACCGAGCtcctcagcacaaagcagcccctcaaatcccccagaaatcactcagaccccacttggcatcttttccccaggtcatgaccctgagatgcccttttggtttcggcccctccacctgatcaggtgccaactgcggtggtggttggaggaacgattgctcgtttccagggccgggtgctgaactggatctctctcaatgtcccgcagtgtttgttttcaagatacaATTTGGTACATCTGGTGATTTGTCACTTTGTCCCTAAATGGAGGGCAAGCGGATTGGCACCCTGATTATCAATTGACACTAATCCACTTCTGCATCTCTCCATTCCCCTGGCAGTTCAATGGACACAACGGCAGTGTGTGTCCGAGGTTTGCCCAAGCTTTAGTTCATGCTGGCACTATTGCCACCACGTTGGGGTTctcaacagagagactccctctttaaagaaggtcttgaaagggtgaccaatttgtgttttctgtttctcacaGGAGCCGTGATCAACAGTGTGGCCAGAGAGACTCCATGTACCCAGTCGCATATTCAGACAAACAGCTGCCAGACATCTGTGTCCAAGAAACAGACCGGATCCTGGTTGAGAAAGTAAGTTGGATTTGAATGTGTCTTTAGTGTGTGACTGACAACGCCCCTGGTTTGTCCACGGTGGTGAAGTACCTTGGTGAACCACAGCAGCCTGTGTGATAAAGGGTTAATCATCATGCTTACTTCAAGGCCTGGGTATAAGATCAGTATATGGCCTCCCCTAACCGGCCCCCTTTATTGATACCCtgctcactttctgtttttagCGCTGCTGGGACATCGCCTTGGGcccattgaaacagctgcccatgaatctgttcatcatatacatggctggcaacaccatctccatcctccctatcatgatggtgtgcatgatggcctggagacctatacaggccttgatgtccatgtctgcaagtgagtattgtatcgaatctgcagctcagaaacagctctGAACCGGCATCACTTGAATGTAGCTTAGAATAGAGTTCTGGGAGTTGGGTAATTAAGGGAGTTAGAGAAGAAAGGGAAAGAGGTGCTgttttgctttctaactttctcaGCCGTCAGGAAGTGATCTTACTCTTCTACAGGAGAAGAAGCTAGATTTTTGGTGAGGATCTGCTAAGTGACTACGGTTTATTCTATTCTTAAGGATTAAAATAGTACAGCAACTGGtggtaaggttaataaaataCTTAAAAACTAAAATacttgaaaacaaaaataaaatatgtaattaggtaaaataattaaacagtttatttgcacacattaaagatgtgtcacagctgcagcatgtgggagctcctggctgtcagtttgatccagggcaaccatgtctgcagtaagtgaagTTCAAGCAGCTCTGGTTCAGAGTttatgagctggaggctgaactacagacactgcaatgcatcagggagggggaaagttacctggattCTTTGTATCAGGCAGCAGTCACACCTCTTGGCCCAGGGTctgctgatttggtcagtggtcaggaacaGGAGAGTGAGGCAGATAAGGGAACTCACAGACAGGAGCCTTAGCCTTTAACATTGTCCAGCCAGTTTGAGGtattttcagcttgtttggatgaatgGGAGCTGCAGGATGGATGAACCAATTAcccatggcactgtggtacaggaagccattctagTGAGGGGAGCAAAAAGGAATGCAGTGataatgggggacagtatagtcagagggattggcacattctctgcagcaaagaatgTGAATCAAGGCAGCTGTGGTGCCTGTCTGGGGCCGGGGTTCAGGACATCtgatcagggctggagaggaactttcagtggggaggggaaggttcCAGTTGTCGTCGTCAATGTAGGTATAAACAACAGAGATAAAGAAGGAGGTTTTCAGTGTCGATATGAGGACCTAAGCactaaattaagaagcagaacctcaatggttataatctctgaattattacctgagccacatgctaaTAGGTATAGGACAGATCAG contains these protein-coding regions:
- the LOC144480841 gene encoding ER membrane protein complex subunit 4-like — its product is MAAGAGLVHGARWHKWTLELNLSGSSRSRDQQCGQRDSMYPVAYSDKQLPDICVQETDRILVEKRCWDIALGPLKQLPMNLFIIYMAGNTISILPIMMVCMMAWRPIQALMSMSAIFRVLGNSNQHRLQRLIYFIGNLLGLALAIYKCQAMGLLPTHASDWLAFIQPPQRVENTGGGLVL